In the genome of Naumovozyma dairenensis CBS 421 chromosome 7, complete genome, the window TTCACTATCAAGTATAAGAAGTTTCCCAGATTCTCAAATGATTTCgctaaatttgaataagGAAATGATTAATCACAACAATACGAACCATCAAAACAGAGTGAATACTTGCAATAATCATGATAACTCTAcgaaatataatgaatctaataatattgtaCGGTTCGATCCATTAGTATTTCCAGGTCCTGCTTCAGTCACTCTActaaataaagatgatcTAGGCAAACTGTACAGATCAAAGATAAGATCTCATTCATCCATGGAAAGAAAGGGCTCAACCATTAAATCAGACGAATTACCAGATCCAGCTAGCTATAAAGTACAAAAGAGACCGATTAATGTAGTCTCCAAGCCTGATGACTCCATGATACAGAGGAAGGGTATAGTAGCTGCTGCCGCATTAGCTGCTGCTGCAACTGTCCCTCTACCGCTACGATATAgacaaaatgaaaacgaTTTATTGACTCCtatttcaaagatattATCTGCTCAATATAGCCAAAACTCAATAGAAACTAACGACCAATCATTGCTAAAAGAACGCAACTCAAATAACGTTGATAGGGATTCTAATATAGTGACTTGCCATATATGTAATAgtcaagaaaaaataacgCTCCGAGATTCAAATCCTGATaagataaaattgaaaaatagtaTTTACATTCAATGTCTCACGTGCCATAAGTGGCAACATAGATCATGTTATGAAGAAACTAATCTGATCAAGAAAAGTAGGTTTAATTGTATCCTTTGTCATTCTCGATTGCATTATAGTGTTTCCACGCCAGTACATAATGAAACAAACGGgtcaaaaattaaaaaagaatatgaagaagatgaattagacGAAACAGAAGAACCTAAAACATTCGATAAGATAGAGACATCCCAATACAAAGACAAATACGTAAATCAATTTATAACAAAtcataatgatgatgattggGTCATACCAAACCAttcaaataacaatacaaccaaattgaaaacaatcTCCAAGAAAGTTTACACATTACAATCATGTAAGGAGAAAGATATCATTGAAGAGTACCAAGGAATGATagatttccaaaaaaattatattatgaAACCAGAAAATCAATATCGTATATGGGGCACTACACAACCACATGTCTTATTCCATCCGCAATGGCCATTGTTTATTGATTCAAGAGAAATGGGTGGTGCATTACGCTCTTTGAGAAGATCTTGTAATCCTAATGTAGAATTAATCACTATGAGAACTACAGATAATGATGTTGGTGTGAAATTCTTTATCAGAGCTAAGAGAGATATCATG includes:
- the SET4 gene encoding Set4p (similar to Saccharomyces cerevisiae SET4 (YJL105W) and SET3 (YKR029C); ancestral locus Anc_1.256), whose amino-acid sequence is MTTTTISAKEQENKETQNNFSSVELERNNEIETTDLRSTSFSSSNSSLSSLDKKETNNRSSLSSIRSFPDSQMISLNLNKEMINHNNTNHQNRVNTCNNHDNSTKYNESNNIVRFDPLVFPGPASVTLLNKDDLGKLYRSKIRSHSSMERKGSTIKSDELPDPASYKVQKRPINVVSKPDDSMIQRKGIVAAAALAAAATVPLPLRYRQNENDLLTPISKILSAQYSQNSIETNDQSLLKERNSNNVDRDSNIVTCHICNSQEKITLRDSNPDKIKLKNSIYIQCLTCHKWQHRSCYEETNLIKKSRFNCILCHSRLHYSVSTPVHNETNGSKIKKEYEEDELDETEEPKTFDKIETSQYKDKYVNQFITNHNDDDWVIPNHSNNNTTKLKTISKKVYTLQSCKEKDIIEEYQGMIDFQKNYIMKPENQYRIWGTTQPHVLFHPQWPLFIDSREMGGALRSLRRSCNPNVELITMRTTDNDVGVKFFIRAKRDIMKGEELHIDWQWDLRHPIWKILNGCLEFNGLNDMDKYWLIHSVETVLEGCDGCACENTDHCQLYKVREYSKILYKDFKSKSNNIFKLNEIINRKRKPVE